In Aliidongia dinghuensis, the DNA window TCCAGGGTAGTCTGATGGGCGTTTGTCCCTTCGGCCTGGGCGGTTGCGGCTCGCCCTGAGCCGCAGAGATCTGAGAAGAACCGTTCCTGCCGCGTCATCCCCAGGTCCGGGACCGCGGTAGGAACATTGTGCTTGATGGCAGGCTGCCTGGAAACGGGCCGGCCTTGCCCGCCGTTTGCATAGCGGAGTCCGAAAGATTTTCCGCGAGGCGATCGGCGCGAGGCGTGAATGAAGCGGTAGAGGTGTCGAGATGGTTGAAAAAGTTGCCTTCGCAGGGCGCATTCTCATGCTGGGGTTCGGTAGCGTCGGCCAATGCACGCTACCGGTGATTCCACGCCATTTCGATATGCCGGTTGAGCGGATCTCAGTCATCGACGCGGACGACCACGAGGCTCAGTTCGCGCCGTTCGAGGCCATGGGCATGCGCTATCTCCGCGTCTGCCTGACGCCGGAGAATCTGGAGGGCATGCTGGCCCAGCACGCGGGCCCGGGCGATCTCATCATCAACCTGACGGCCGGCGTCGACGCGATCTCGATCATGGACTGGTGCCAGCATCGCGGCGTGCTCTATGTCGACACCTCGCTCGAGCCTTGGGCCGAGCTCTATGAGGATGCGAGCCTGCCGCCGTGGAAGCGGACCCACTATGAGAGCCACGAGGTGACGCGTGCGCGGGCGCGCAGCCACTGGCGGCCGGATGGGCCGACCTGCATCGTGACGCACGGCGCCAATCCCGGGATGGTCAATCACTTCGTCAAGGAAGCGCTCCTGACCATTGCCGAGCGCACCGGCACCCAGCCGGCATCCTCGCCCAAGACGCGCGCTGAATGGGCGGCGCTGGCGCAGGGGACCGGCACCAAGGTCATCCATATCGCCGAGCGCGACACGCAGCGCTCGTCGATCGCGAAGCACCCGGACGAGTTCGTCAATACCTGGAGCGTGCTGGGATATTGGGGCGAGGCCTACTATCCGGCCGAGCTCGGCTGGGGCAGCCACGAGAAGATGCTGCCGCCGAAAGCCCAGCATTTCACCCATGGGCCGGGCAATTGCATCTATATGCTGCAGCCGGGCGGCCAGACGCTGGTGCGCTCGTGGGTGCCGGACGGCGGTCCGATCTACGGCTTCGTCATCTCGCATTCCGAGAGCGTGACGCTCAGCGACTATTTCACTGCCTATGATAACGGCCGGCCGGTCTACCGCCCGACGGTGCATTACGCCTATCACCCGACGACCGACGCGATCGCGTCGCTGCGCGAGCTCATGATGCGCGACTGGCAGCCGGTGGAGCAGGAGCGGATCATGCAGGACGACATCGTCGACGGCATGGACGAACTGGGCGTGCTGCTGATGGGCCATGGGCTCGGCGCCTATTGGTACGGCTCGCAGCTGTCGATCCAGGAGGCGCGCGAGATCATCCCTGGGCAGAACGCGACGGCGGTGCAGGTCGTGGCCGGCGTGATCTCGGCCGCGGTCTGGGCCGCCCGGAACCCGCGCCGCGGCTATTGCGAGCCCGAGGCCCTGCCGCATGACGAGATCCTGGCGATCGCCCGGCCCTATCTCGGCCCCATGGTCGGGGTCGAGAGCGACTGGACGCCGCTCAAGGACCGCACGACCATGTTCCCGGAGCCGTGGCTCGACCGAACCGATCCCTGGCAGTTCTCGAACTTCCTGCTGCGCACTTGATCGGCCTCAGCGGATACCCCTAAGAAAAAGGCCGCCGTCCCGATAGGGCGGCGGCCTTTGTCGTTCGGGCGCGGGTGGCGGCGATCAGCCGCCGTTGGCCGCGATCTTCTGCTTCAGGATGTTGTCGAGCGCGTCGATGCCGGCCGAACCGCCGCCGTTGCGTTCGATGACCGAGCTGAACTCGGCGCGCTGGGTCACCGTCATGCTGAGGTTCTCGGCGACGACGTCGACGATCTTGAAGTTGCCGCCTTGCTTCTGGACCTTCCAGGTGATGTTGATCGGCGGGCCGCCGTTCGGCCGGACGATCTGGGACGAGACGCTGGCGCCTTCCGGATTGGACTGGCTGGCGCCCACGGTGAATTTCTCGCCGGAATATTGGCTGAACCGATTGGCGTAGACCGCCACGACATAGGTCGAGAACAGCTTCAGATATTCCTGCTGCTGCGCCGGCGTGGCCACGTTCCAATAGCGGCCGAGCACGAAGCGGCCGATATAGGCAACGTCGAAGCCGTCCGTGAACAGCTTGTTGAACGCGGCCTCGCGCTCTTTCAGGCCCATCTGCTTGTTCTGCAGGATCTGGATCGTCTGGTCGCCCAGGCCCTGGATGAACGTCGCCGGCTCGTCGGCCGCGCGGGCCGGGGCAGGGGACAACGCGATCATCAGGGCGGCACCCAGTGCCAGGGTGCTGGAGATGAACTTCCACATAGTCATTCGGCCTTCGCTTTCCCGTCGGCGCTCGCCGCCGTCGGTGTCGTCTGCGTTGCGGTCGGGCTGGCTGTGGCCGGGCTGGCGGCAGGTGCCGGACCTGGGTCGTAGGAAACCGATTTTGGCTGAGCCGGATTGGACGGCGACTTCGCCGCCTCGATATCCGCGTTGCGGCTCTGCCAATAGAGGCTGCGCACGGTCGCGTAGAAATCAAGCGAGCTGCGCTTCAGCTCGTCGATGTCCTCGATATGGTTGGCCCGCTCATTGACGAGGCCGACGCCGAGCCGGGCGTAGTTCACCTCGTCATAGCCATGGGCGCGGAACTCGATGCCGACGGGGTCGGCGATGCTATCGACGCCGAGGCCGATCGCGTCGCGCGGATTGGACGAATTCAGCAACGGCAGGACGATATAGGGGCCCGAGCCCACGCCCCAAGTCGCGAGCGTCATGCCGAAATCGGCGTCATGATAGGGGATCTTGCTGTCGGTGCCGACATCGATCAGGCCGCCCAGGCCCATGAAGGTGTTGAGCATGAACCGGCCGAACGTGTCGCCGAAGCGCTGCGGATTCCCTTCGAGCAGATCGTTCGCCATGATCATCGGGCTCTTGAGGTTGCGCAGCACGTTGCCGATGCCCGTGCGCACGAAGCCCGGCAGCACCCAGCGGTAGCCCTCGGCGACCGGCTCGAAGAAATATTTGTCGAGCGTCATGTTCATATCGAAGATGACGCGATTGACGTTCTCGTACGGGTCGTTCGTTTCGTCCTGGTTGTCGGACGTATCCGACGGCGTCGACGCGCACGATGCGAGCAGCATCGCGCTCAACAGTAGCGCGGTCGACGGGACGGAAAAGGGCCGGCGGGAAACCATGATCGAGGCTCGCTCTCGGATTTCGGGAGGATAAATCGGACGAGTCCCACCCGGAGCAGAAGGCCGGAAGGGCACAATATGCTTACTCGTTCCGCGACCGAGCCGGTGCGGTATCAGGCAGCACCGACGTCATATGGGTCTTACCATATGCGCAATCAATTGCCACCGCGTGCGACCGCAGAGTTCGGCGAACATACGGGAGCAGCTATGTAATTTCGCGAGACCGTGACTCCAAATGCACATTTCCTTTGCTTCTACATAAAGACATGTTTATATCGATCTATTCGAAATCCGATAGATCGCTAGAGGGAGACGGTGGGCGGTGGACGAGCTTCTGACCGGACTGAGAGCGGTTGCCGAGCCGACGCGGCTCAGGCTGCTGGCGCTCTGTTCCGAGAACGAGCTGACGGTGACCGAGCTCACGACGATCCTCGGCCAGAGCCAGCCGCGCGTGTCGCGCCACCTGAAGCTCCTGTGCGAGGGCGGCCTGCTCGAGCGATTCCGGGAAGGTAATTGGGTATTCTATCGGCTGGCGCGCCACGGCGGGCGCGGCCTTGCCGAACGGCTCGCCTCGCTGCTGCCGGCTGACGATCCGACCATCCTGCGCGACCGGGAGCGGCTGGAAGAGATCGAGCGCGAGCGCGAGCGGGCCGCTTCTGCCTATTTCGCCCAGAACGCCCACCGCTGGGATGCGATCCGCAGCCTGCATGTCGACGAGCGCGACGTCGAGGCGGCGCTCGACCGGTGCCTCGAAGGCCGCACCGTGCGCGACCTGCTCGATGTCGGCACCGGAACTGGGCGGATGCTCGAACTGTTCGCTTCCCGTGTCGAACGGGCGGTCGGCCTCGATCTGTCGCGCGACATGCTGGCGGTTGCCCGGGTCAATCTGGAGCGGGCGATGCTGCGCAACTGCACGGTGCGGCACGGCGATATGTATGCGCTGCCGTTCACGGTGCCGTCGTTCGACCTGGTCATCCTGCACCAGGTGCTGCATTTCGCCGAGCGGCCGGCCGAGGCGGTGGCCGAGGCGGCGCGCGTGCTCCGGCCCGGCGGCCGGCTGTTCATCGTCGATTTCGCGCCGCATCAGCTCGAGACGCTCCGCGAGGAGCATGCCCATCGCCGCCTGGGTTTCGCCGACGCCGAGGTGCGGGAATGGTCGGCCAAGGCCGGCTTGATGCCGCTCGCCCCGGTCCATCTGCCGGGCGAGCCCTTGACGGTCGCGATCTGGCCTGCCGAACGTCCCGCTGCCGCCGTCGGGCGCGCGCTCGGTGATGCCGTGGTGCCGGTGCAAAGAATTCTGGGAGAGGCCCATCCATGACCCAATCCACGCCCCACGTTGCTTCGACCCCCGTCGCCGTCTCGTTCGAGTTCTTTCCGCCCAAGACGGCCGAGATGGAGCAGAAGCTGTGGCAGGTCATCGAGCGGCTGGCGCCGCTCGGGCCCCGCTTCGTCTCCGTCACTTACGGCGCCGGCGGCTCGACGCGCGAGCGAACGCACGCGACGGTCCGGCGCATCCGGCACGAAACCGCGCTTGAGCCGGCGGCGCATCTGACCTGCGTCGGCGCCAGCCGGGACGAGATCGACGAGGTGGTGCGCGACTATTGGGCGGCCGGCATCCGTCATCTGGTGGCGCTGCGCGGCGACCCGCCGGCCGGAGCGAGCCGCTATGAGCCGCATCCCGGCGGCTATGCCTACGCCGCCGATCTGGTCGAGGGCATTCGCCGCATCGCCGATTTCGAGATCTCGGTCGCGGCCTATCCGGAGACCCATCCGGAAGCGACGAGCGCCGAGGCCGATCTCGACAATCTGAAGCGCAAGATCGACGCTGGCGCCACGCGCGCGATCACGCAGTATTTCTTCGAGGCCGACACCTTCCTCCGGTTCCGCGACCGGGCGAGAAAGGCCGGCATCACCGTGCCGATCGTGCCCGGCATCATGCCGGTCACCAACTTCGGCCAGATCGTGAAATTCTCCGCCGCCTGCGGCGCCACCGTGCCGGCGAGCCTCGCCCGCGCGTTTGAGGGGCTCGACGACGATCCGGAGACGCGCCGCATGGTGGCGGCGACCGTCGCGGTCGACCTCGTGCGCAAGCTCGAGGCCGAGGGTGTCGCCGATTTCCATTTCTATACGGTCAATCGCGCCGAGCTGACGGTCGCGATCTGCCACATGCTGGGTGTCCGCGCACCGCTCGGTGCGCTACCGTCCGCGCCCGCCCTCGCCGTTTAGCATCAGATTCCAGGACTCATCCCGATGGCCCATTTCCTCGACGTGCTGTCCCATCGCGTGCTGCTGTGCGACGGCGGCATGGGCACGCGCGTTCAGGCGACCGAACTCGATGTCGAGCGCGATTATCTCGGCCACGAGAACTGCACCGACATCCTGTGCGAGAGTCGGCCCGACCTCGTCCGCCAGATCCATGTCGGCTATCTCGAAGCCGGCGCCGACATGGTCGAGACCAACTCGTTCGGCGCCTCGCCGCTGACGCTCGGCGAGTTCGGCCTGGCCGACAAGGCGTTCGAGCTCAACCGCCGGGCGGGCGAGCTCGCGCGTGAGGCGATCGAGAGCTTCGCCGACGGGCGCCAGCGTTTCGTGCTGGGCTCGATCGGCCCCGGCACGCGCCTGCCGACGCTCGGCCACGTCGGCTATCAGACGCTCGAGGACGGGCTCGCGGTTCAGGCCTCGGGCCTGATCGCCGGCGCGGTCGACGCGATCCTGATCGAGACCTGCCAGGACCCGCTGCAGATCAAGGCCGCGGTCAACGGCGCCAAGCGCGCGAGGCTGGAGGCCGGCACCGACACGCCGATTCTGGTGCAGGTGACGATCGAGACGACCGGCACGCTCCTGGTCGGCGCCGACATCGCGGCGGCGGCGACGGTGATCAACGCGCTCGACGTGCCGCTCATCGGCCTCAACTGTGCCACCGGCCCGCAGGAGATGGCCGAGCATGTCAAATGGATCGGCGAGAACTGGCCGGGCTTCATCTCGGTGCTGCCCAATGCCGGCCTGCCGGAGCTGGTCGACGGCAAGGCGCATTATCCGCTGACCCCGCAGGAGCTCAGCCAGTGGCTGGAGCGCTTCATCCGCGAGGACGGCATCAACATGATCGGCGGCTGCTGCGGCACCGACGTGCCGCATATCGAGGCGCTCGACCACATGCTGCGCCGGCTGGGGCCGGACAAGTACCGGCCTGCACCGGTCAAGCGCACCTCGCTCTGGGTCCCGGGCGTCGCCTCGCTCTACGGCCAGGTGCCGTTCCGGCAGGAGAATGCCTATCTCTCGATCGGCGAGCGCTGCAACGCCAACGGCTCGAAGAAATTCCGCCAGCTGCAGGACGCCGGCGACTGGGACGGCTGCGTCGAGGTTGGGCGCGAGCAGATCAAGGAAGGCTCGCACACGCTTGACGTCTGCACCGCTTTCGTCGGTCGCAACGAGGTCGCCGACATGACCGAGGTCGTCTCCCGCATGCGCGGCGCGGTCTCGGCTCCGCTCGTCATCGATTCGACCGAGCTCGGCGTGCTCGAGGCGGCGTTGAAGCTCTACGGCGGCAAGCCGATCATCAATTCGATCAATTTCGAGGACGGCGAGACGCCGGCCGAGAAGCGCATGGAGCTCGCCCGCCGGTTCGGCACCGCCGTCATCGCGCTGACGATCGACGAGACCGGCATGGCGAAGGACGCCGACGCCAAGGTTCGCATCGCGAAGCGGCTCTACGAGTTCGCCTGCGTCAAGCACGGGCTGCCGGCCTCGGACCTGATGTTCGACCCCCTCACCTTCACGATCGCGACCGGCAACGAGGACGACCGCCGGCTGGGCCTGGAGACGCTCGATGCGATCGAGCGCATCTCGAAGGAGATGCCGGAGTGCCAGATCATCCTCGGCCTCTCGAACATCTCGTTCGGCTTGAACCCGGCGGCGCGCCACGTGCTGAACTCGGTCTACCTCGACCACGCGCTCAGGCGCGGGCTCACCGGTGCCATCGTTCACGTCTCCAAGATCCTGCCGCTGCACAAGATCCCCGAGGAGGAGGTGCGCGTCGCCGAGGACCTGATCTTCGACCGGCGGCGTGACGGCTACGACCCGCTGCAGGCGTTCCTGGCGCTGTTCGAGAACCGCACGGCGGCCAAGACCGAGAAGAAGAGCCGTCCGGAATCGGTCGAGGAGCGCTTGAAACTCAGGATCGTCGACGGCGACCGCATCGGCCTTGATGTGGATCTAGACGAGGCTATGCGCACTTATCCGCCGCTCGACATCATCAACAACATCCTGCTCGACGGCATGAAGGTGGTGGGCGAGCTGTTCGGCTCGGGCAAGATGCAGCTGCCGTTCGTCCTCCAGTCGGCCGAGACCATGAAGGCGGCAGTGGCCTTCCTCGAGCCGTATATGGAGAAGGCCGAAGGCCAGCAGAAGGGCACGATCGTGCTCGCCACGGTCAAGGGCGACGTCCACGACATCGGCAAGAACCTGGTCGACATCATCCTGACCAACAACGGCTACAAGGTCGTCAATCTCGGCATCAAGCAGCCGATCCAGTCGATCCTGCAGGCGGCGGTCGAGCACAAGGCCGACGCGGTCGGCATGTCGGGCCTGCTCGTCAAGTCGACCGTGGTGATGCGTGAGAACCTGGAGGAGATGACGCGCCAGGGCCTCGACGTGCCGGTCGTGCTCGGCGGCGCTGCGCTGACGCGCCGTTATGTCGAGGAGGATTGCGTCAAGTCCTACGGCTCCGGCCGGGTCGCCTATGCTGGCGACGCGTTCGATGGCCTCTCGCTCATGGAAAAGGTCGTCGGCGGCAAGTTCGACACCTACCTGACCGAGGTCCAGACGAAGCGGGTCGGCCGCCCGGTCAACGACCGGCGCAAGCTCGGCCAGGCGGCGGAGCCGGCGAAGCCGCTCCGGCCGGTCGATGTCGAGGAAATCCGCCTGCGCCGTGCCGAGCTCACGCGCGACACGCCCGTGCCGGTGCCGCCGTTCTGGGGGGCCCGCACCATCGCGCGCGCGCCGGTCAAGGCGCTGGTGCCGTTCCTCAATGAGCGGATGCTCTACCAGTTCCAGTGGGGTTTCCGGAAGGACGGCCGCACGCTCGACGAGTTCAAGGCCTGGGCGCACAAAGAGCTCCGCCCGACGCTCCAGCGCATGCTCGACATCGTGCAGCAGGAGGACATCCTGGTGCCGCAGGCGGTCTACGGCTTCTGGAAATGTGCCGCCGAGGGCAACGACGTCATCCTCTATGCGGAGGATGGCCGGCGCGAGATCACTCGCTTCAGCTTCCCGCGCCAGGCGAAGGAGGGCGGGCTCTGCATCGCCGACTTCTTCCGCGATGTCGCCGACCCGGAGCGCGACGTGATCGGGCTGCAGGTCGTCACCATGGGCGAGCGGGCCTCGAGCGTGGCGCGGCAATGGTTCGCCGAGAACCGGTACCAGGACTATCTCTACCTGCACGGGCTCTCGGTCGAGATGGCCGAGGCGATGGCGGAATATGTCCACAAGCGCATTCGCGCCGAGCTCGGTTTCTCCGCCGACGAGGCGCGCGACCTCGACGCGCTCTTGAACCAGCGGTACCGCGGCTCGCGCTATTCCTTCGGCTATCCGGCCTGCCCGAATCTGGCCGACCAGAAGCCGATCCTCGAGCTGCTGAAGGCGCACGAGATCGGCATCATGCTGACCGACGAGGACCAGCTCGACCCCGAGCAGTCGACGAGCGCCATCGTGGTGCATCACCCGCAGGCGAAGTATTTCTCGGTGTGATGGGGTCCTAATGGACGAAGGGCGGCCTCGCAGCCGCCCTTCGCCAGCCGGATATGGTGATCAGCCGCCCGTCTTGCCGGTCCCGCCGCCAGTCTTGTGGTCGAGCGCGCTGCCGTCGAAGATCTGGACATTGTTCGGCTGCGAATCGCCCGTGGGCTTCAAGTGGCTGCCGGTCGAGATCGACCCGTCGCTGGTATATTGCGGGATCTTGCCATAGGGCGAGTCGCAAGCCGCGAGGGTGACGGCCGCAAGGGCCAGCAGGACGAGAACGCGCATTCTTTTGAGAATCTCCACCGCAATCTAGGCCGACCCTGGGCCTTGCATAAGCCTTCGGGCCTAGTTGCGGTGACTATGGCGCATTCCCGTATGGCGGGTCACTGCCTTTTTCAACTCAACCGATCGTTTCCGCATGGTGGCAAGCGACCATGTGACCTTCGAGCGCCCGCAGCTCCGGCCGTTCCGCACTGCAGCGGTCGGTCGCATAGGGGCAGCGCTTGTGAAAGGCGCAGCCGCTCGGCGGGTTGAGCGGCGAGGGCAGCTCGCCCTTGATCGCGACCGAGGTCTGGCGATGGGCCGGGTCGACCGACGGCGTCGCTGCCAGAAGGATGCGCGTATAGGGGTGGCGCGGTGCCGAGAAGATCGTCGCCTTCGGCCCATGCTCGACCGGCCGGCCCAGATACATGACCATGACGTTGTCGGCGATGTGCCGCACGACCGACAGGTCATGGCTGATGAACAGGTAGGCGAGCCGGAACTCCTCCTGCAGGTCCATCATCAGGTTCAGCACCTGGGCCTGGATCGAGACGTCGAGCGCCGAAACCGGCTCGTCGGCAACGACGACGCGGGGCCGGAGCATCAGCGCGCGGGCGATCGCGATGCGCTGGCGCTGCCCGCCCGAGAACATGTGCGGATAGCGGCCGTAATGGTCCTGGCGCAATCCGACCTTGGCCATCATGGCGCGCGCCGTCTCCTGCCGCTCGGCGGCGTTGCCTCGGCGGTTGATGGCGAGCGGCTCCTCCAGGATCGAGCCCACCGTCTTGCGCGGATTGAGCGAGCCGTACGGGTTCTGGAACACCATCTGCACACCCAGGCGCAGCTGGCGGAGTGCCGAGGAATCGGCGCCGGACGTCGGCTTGCCGTCGATCCAAAGCTCGCCCTCGGTCGGCGTCTCGAGCAGGGTTGCGACCCGGGCAAGCGTCGACTTGCCGCAGCCGGACTCGCCGACCACGGCCAGCGTCCGCCCGGCCTCGAGCGTGAAGGATACGCCGTCGACCGCCTTGACCAGCGCCTTCTTGCGGAACATGCCGCCGCCGATCTCGTAATGACGGCGGACGTCGCGGGCTTCCATCAGCGGCTCGGTCATCGGGCCACCTCTTGGGCGCCGGGATAGGCATTGGTCGGCTGGCCCGCCGCGTCGAGCGGGAAATGGCAGCGGGCGCGGCCGCCGGGCGCGCTGAGGAGCGCCGGCTGGTGTGCCACGCAGGCCTCCACCTGGAAACGGCAGCGCGGGTTGAACAGGCAGCCCTCGGGCCGGTCGTCGATGCCGGGAACGACGCCCGGGATGGTCGGCAGGCGTCGCCGGCCGATCGCGCGCTCCGGCAGCGCGTCGAGCAGCGCCGCGGTATAGGGATGGCGCGGCGCCTGGAACAGATCGTCCGTCCGCTGCTCCTCGACCAGCTGGCCGGCATACATGACCTGGACGCGTTCGGCCGTCTCGGCGACGACGCCCATGTCGTGGGTGATGAGGATCAGGCCCATGCCGCGCTCGCGCTGCAGCGAGACGAGCAGGTCCAGGATCTGCTTCTGAATGGTCACGTCGAGCGCCGTCGTCGGCTCGTCGGCAATCAGCAGGCGCGGGTTGCATGCGATCGCCATGGCGATCATCACGCGCTGGTTCATGCCGCCTGACATCTGGTGCGGGAACGACTTGAGCCGCGTCTCCGGCGCCGGGATGCCGACCTGATGCAGGAGCTCGATCACTCGGTCGCGCACCTTGTCCTTGGGCACCA includes these proteins:
- a CDS encoding MlaA family lipoprotein — translated: MVSRRPFSVPSTALLLSAMLLASCASTPSDTSDNQDETNDPYENVNRVIFDMNMTLDKYFFEPVAEGYRWVLPGFVRTGIGNVLRNLKSPMIMANDLLEGNPQRFGDTFGRFMLNTFMGLGGLIDVGTDSKIPYHDADFGMTLATWGVGSGPYIVLPLLNSSNPRDAIGLGVDSIADPVGIEFRAHGYDEVNYARLGVGLVNERANHIEDIDELKRSSLDFYATVRSLYWQSRNADIEAAKSPSNPAQPKSVSYDPGPAPAASPATASPTATQTTPTAASADGKAKAE
- a CDS encoding peptide ABC transporter ATP-binding protein, yielding MTEPLMEARDVRRHYEIGGGMFRKKALVKAVDGVSFTLEAGRTLAVVGESGCGKSTLARVATLLETPTEGELWIDGKPTSGADSSALRQLRLGVQMVFQNPYGSLNPRKTVGSILEEPLAINRRGNAAERQETARAMMAKVGLRQDHYGRYPHMFSGGQRQRIAIARALMLRPRVVVADEPVSALDVSIQAQVLNLMMDLQEEFRLAYLFISHDLSVVRHIADNVMVMYLGRPVEHGPKATIFSAPRHPYTRILLAATPSVDPAHRQTSVAIKGELPSPLNPPSGCAFHKRCPYATDRCSAERPELRALEGHMVACHHAETIG
- the metF gene encoding methylenetetrahydrofolate reductase, whose translation is MTQSTPHVASTPVAVSFEFFPPKTAEMEQKLWQVIERLAPLGPRFVSVTYGAGGSTRERTHATVRRIRHETALEPAAHLTCVGASRDEIDEVVRDYWAAGIRHLVALRGDPPAGASRYEPHPGGYAYAADLVEGIRRIADFEISVAAYPETHPEATSAEADLDNLKRKIDAGATRAITQYFFEADTFLRFRDRARKAGITVPIVPGIMPVTNFGQIVKFSAACGATVPASLARAFEGLDDDPETRRMVAATVAVDLVRKLEAEGVADFHFYTVNRAELTVAICHMLGVRAPLGALPSAPALAV
- a CDS encoding MlaC/ttg2D family ABC transporter substrate-binding protein codes for the protein MTMWKFISSTLALGAALMIALSPAPARAADEPATFIQGLGDQTIQILQNKQMGLKEREAAFNKLFTDGFDVAYIGRFVLGRYWNVATPAQQQEYLKLFSTYVVAVYANRFSQYSGEKFTVGASQSNPEGASVSSQIVRPNGGPPINITWKVQKQGGNFKIVDVVAENLSMTVTQRAEFSSVIERNGGGSAGIDALDNILKQKIAANGG
- a CDS encoding saccharopine dehydrogenase C-terminal domain-containing protein — translated: MVEKVAFAGRILMLGFGSVGQCTLPVIPRHFDMPVERISVIDADDHEAQFAPFEAMGMRYLRVCLTPENLEGMLAQHAGPGDLIINLTAGVDAISIMDWCQHRGVLYVDTSLEPWAELYEDASLPPWKRTHYESHEVTRARARSHWRPDGPTCIVTHGANPGMVNHFVKEALLTIAERTGTQPASSPKTRAEWAALAQGTGTKVIHIAERDTQRSSIAKHPDEFVNTWSVLGYWGEAYYPAELGWGSHEKMLPPKAQHFTHGPGNCIYMLQPGGQTLVRSWVPDGGPIYGFVISHSESVTLSDYFTAYDNGRPVYRPTVHYAYHPTTDAIASLRELMMRDWQPVEQERIMQDDIVDGMDELGVLLMGHGLGAYWYGSQLSIQEAREIIPGQNATAVQVVAGVISAAVWAARNPRRGYCEPEALPHDEILAIARPYLGPMVGVESDWTPLKDRTTMFPEPWLDRTDPWQFSNFLLRT
- the metH gene encoding methionine synthase, whose product is MAHFLDVLSHRVLLCDGGMGTRVQATELDVERDYLGHENCTDILCESRPDLVRQIHVGYLEAGADMVETNSFGASPLTLGEFGLADKAFELNRRAGELAREAIESFADGRQRFVLGSIGPGTRLPTLGHVGYQTLEDGLAVQASGLIAGAVDAILIETCQDPLQIKAAVNGAKRARLEAGTDTPILVQVTIETTGTLLVGADIAAAATVINALDVPLIGLNCATGPQEMAEHVKWIGENWPGFISVLPNAGLPELVDGKAHYPLTPQELSQWLERFIREDGINMIGGCCGTDVPHIEALDHMLRRLGPDKYRPAPVKRTSLWVPGVASLYGQVPFRQENAYLSIGERCNANGSKKFRQLQDAGDWDGCVEVGREQIKEGSHTLDVCTAFVGRNEVADMTEVVSRMRGAVSAPLVIDSTELGVLEAALKLYGGKPIINSINFEDGETPAEKRMELARRFGTAVIALTIDETGMAKDADAKVRIAKRLYEFACVKHGLPASDLMFDPLTFTIATGNEDDRRLGLETLDAIERISKEMPECQIILGLSNISFGLNPAARHVLNSVYLDHALRRGLTGAIVHVSKILPLHKIPEEEVRVAEDLIFDRRRDGYDPLQAFLALFENRTAAKTEKKSRPESVEERLKLRIVDGDRIGLDVDLDEAMRTYPPLDIINNILLDGMKVVGELFGSGKMQLPFVLQSAETMKAAVAFLEPYMEKAEGQQKGTIVLATVKGDVHDIGKNLVDIILTNNGYKVVNLGIKQPIQSILQAAVEHKADAVGMSGLLVKSTVVMRENLEEMTRQGLDVPVVLGGAALTRRYVEEDCVKSYGSGRVAYAGDAFDGLSLMEKVVGGKFDTYLTEVQTKRVGRPVNDRRKLGQAAEPAKPLRPVDVEEIRLRRAELTRDTPVPVPPFWGARTIARAPVKALVPFLNERMLYQFQWGFRKDGRTLDEFKAWAHKELRPTLQRMLDIVQQEDILVPQAVYGFWKCAAEGNDVILYAEDGRREITRFSFPRQAKEGGLCIADFFRDVADPERDVIGLQVVTMGERASSVARQWFAENRYQDYLYLHGLSVEMAEAMAEYVHKRIRAELGFSADEARDLDALLNQRYRGSRYSFGYPACPNLADQKPILELLKAHEIGIMLTDEDQLDPEQSTSAIVVHHPQAKYFSV
- a CDS encoding ABC transporter ATP-binding protein, which codes for MSALEIRNLTVEFATSRGLFRAVDRLDMNLDPGEILCVVGESGSGKSVSMLALMGLIGYPGKVTADVMKFDGIDLLGISPRDRRRLIGKDIAMVFQEPMSSLNPCFPIGWQIGEALKTHGVVPKDKVRDRVIELLHQVGIPAPETRLKSFPHQMSGGMNQRVMIAMAIACNPRLLIADEPTTALDVTIQKQILDLLVSLQRERGMGLILITHDMGVVAETAERVQVMYAGQLVEEQRTDDLFQAPRHPYTAALLDALPERAIGRRRLPTIPGVVPGIDDRPEGCLFNPRCRFQVEACVAHQPALLSAPGGRARCHFPLDAAGQPTNAYPGAQEVAR
- a CDS encoding ArsR/SmtB family transcription factor, with the protein product MDELLTGLRAVAEPTRLRLLALCSENELTVTELTTILGQSQPRVSRHLKLLCEGGLLERFREGNWVFYRLARHGGRGLAERLASLLPADDPTILRDRERLEEIERERERAASAYFAQNAHRWDAIRSLHVDERDVEAALDRCLEGRTVRDLLDVGTGTGRMLELFASRVERAVGLDLSRDMLAVARVNLERAMLRNCTVRHGDMYALPFTVPSFDLVILHQVLHFAERPAEAVAEAARVLRPGGRLFIVDFAPHQLETLREEHAHRRLGFADAEVREWSAKAGLMPLAPVHLPGEPLTVAIWPAERPAAAVGRALGDAVVPVQRILGEAHP